GTCGCGCTCGACGGCGTCTGGCCGCTGTTCGCGATCGGCGCCGACGTGACCGTCGCGCCGACCGTGGTGGCCCCCGACGGAGTCGACCCCGCGTCGATCGCGCCGGTCACCTCCTCCGCCACCGTGCTCGCCGTGCCGCTGCCGCAGCTGCTGGTGCTGCTCGGGGTCGCGCTCATCCTGGCCGCACTGCTCGCCGGCCGCTCGCGCTCGCGCCGCCGCATCGCGCAGCTCGTGCGCGAGGCCCGCGAGGAGGGCCTGCGCGAGGGCGCGGACGCGCGCTGACGCACGGAGACCACTCCGAAGAGCGGCGCTACTGGTAGGTGATCAGGTCGGGCAGCGGCGCGACCTCGGCCATCGTCTCGGCCGGAGTCAGCATCGGCAGGTCCTCGTCGTAGAAGTTCTTCCAGCCCCACGCGACGCCCTCCGGCGCGTCCTCGTGCAGCGCCGCCCACGTCGCCTGCTTGTCGGGCTGCCCGCCCTGGCCGTCGACGTGGATGAGGAACTCGAGCTCGGGACGATCGCGGCGGATGCTCTCCCTGTCCTGCAGCATCGACAGCCGGAACTGGTGCAGCACGAACATCTTCGGCGGCAGCCCCTCGGCCTGCACGAGGTCGGCGAGCCACTCGGACACGCTGTCGACCTCGGCCGCCGACACCCGCCCGATCTGCTCGAGCGGCACCTGGTCGGGCAGCAGCCGCCACTCGGGGTCGAGGGCCAGCCCGACGTTCGGCAGCCGCAGCAGCTCCTCGTAGGCCCTCGCCTGGGTCAGGAAGTCGGAGCGCCCCGGCTGCAGGTCGAGCACGACGTACATGCCGGCCTCGGCGGCGGCGTCGATGTAGGGGCGGATCCCCTCGGCGGAGAGCTCGTTGGAGTAGTCGCCGTCGTCGCCCGCGCTGCCCGCGGCGACCGTCGTGATGATCTCGAGGCTCGGGACCACCTGCAGCCCGGTCAGCGAGCGGTACGGCTCGGCGACCGCCTCCGCGCGCGCGATCGTGGCCTCGAGGCCCTGCTCGCCCAGGACGCCGAGGACCGGCGCGCCGGGGGTGCCGTAGATCGCGACGAACAGGTGCCCGCCGAAGAGGCGCTGCCCGCCGCCCGGCAGCTGCCAGCCGCTCGCGGCGGCGCGCACCGACCACTCCGGCGCGGTCTGCGCGGCGAGCCCCGGCCCGAGCAGCAGGGTGCAGGAGGCGCGCGACTCGGCGATCGCCGTCACCGCCGGCCCGGAGGCGAGCAGGTCGGCGGTGTCGACGAGCGTCACGGGCACGCCGGCCGCCCGCGCGTTGGCGACCGCGGCGACATCGGAGTCGACGGGCTGCGCGAGCGCCGCCACCCCTGCGAGCGGCTCGGCCCGGACGGGCAGCGCCCCGAAGGGCGGCTCGGCGGGCGTGCCGGGCGAGAACGAGACGAGACCGGAGGCGTCCAGCCCGCCGACCGCGACGCCGGTCGCCTCCTGGATCGAGTCGGCGTCGGCCGCCGCGGGCACGGTCTCGATGCCGTCGCGCTCGGAGACGGCGCCGATCGCGAGGATCCGGGTGGTGCCGAGCCGGGCGAGCTCCGCGGCGAGCGGGGAGCCGGGGTCGGGCGAGGCGGCCGAGGCCGCCGAGCCCTCGGCCTCGACCAGCAGCGGGACTCCCCAGGCGATGCCCACCTGCGCGGCGAGGAGGATCGAGGCCGGCACGTCCTCGACCACGACCACCAGCGGCGCCGCCGTGAACAGCAGGCCGCTCGTTGTCGCGGGGTCGGCGGCGAGCGCCACGGGCCCGGCGGGCGCCGCGGTGCGGGTGCGGGGCGTCTCCTGGGTCGCAGCGTCGGAGGACTCCTCGGCGTCGAACGTGCACGCGCTCAGCAGCGGCAGCACGGCGAGTCCGCCGAGGACGACGCCACGGCGCGACAGCAGACGGGAGGCGGGGAGGGGTCGGGGTTCGGAGGACACGGCAGACCTCTCCTCTCGGAGCCGGCGGGCTCGCTCGTGGGCGGGTGGTCCGCCTCCACTATCGCAGGAGCCTCCGACACGGCGTCGCTCGGCACGGAGAAGGGGCGGCGCCGTTCGGCACCGCCCCTCCCACTGCGCGACGATCTAGACCGTGCGCGGGGCCTTCGCGAGGTTCGCCTCGAGCTCGTCGCGGTTCTGGCGCACGACGTAGGCCGGGCGGTCGCGCTCGACCCGCCACGACTCGCTCAGCGGAGTGATCGCGACGGTGTCGAAGCCGAGGCGGTCGTAGAGGTCGGTGACGAAGTGGATCGCCTCCGGGTAGTCGCTCGACGTCGCGAGCGCGCGCCGGTCGGCGGTGCCGGCGGGAGTGCCGGTCGTCGTGATGTCGGCGGCCATGATGTGGTTGAACGCCTTCACGACCTTCGACTCGACCAGGCGCTGCTGCAGCATCTCGCTGACGGTCGTCTCGCCCTCATCGAGGGCCGCGATCCGCCCGTCGCGCTCGAAGTAGTAGTTGTTCGTGTCGATCACGATCTTGCCGGCGAGCGGCTCGACCGGGATCGCGTCGAGCGCCTTCAGCGGCACCGTCACGACCGCGATGTCGGCGGCCTCGGCCGCCTCCTGCGCCGTCGCCGCGCGCGCCTTGGGGCCGAGCTCCGCGATGAGGTCGGCCAGCGTCTCCGGGCCGCGGGAGTTCGCGATCACGACCTCGTCCCCGAGTCCGATGACCGCTCGCGCGACCTGGCTGCCGATGTTGCCTGCTCCGATGATTCCGTACGTCGTCATGCCACAGTCCAACGCGCCCGGCTCGGGGGCATTCCGGCTCCCCGTCTTCTCCCACGCCGCATCCAGGCTCGCCCGGCGGACGGATCGGGAGATCGTGCTCTCTGCGGTAGTTTCGAGCGTTCGACGTCGACACCGGGTGAGCACCGCCGCCGCCCCGCCAGAAGGAGACCTGATGCCGCAGTTCGACCTCCCGCTCGAGCTCCTCGAGCAGTACGCGCCCGAGCTGCCGGCGCCCGAGGGCTTCGCGGAGTTCTGGCGAGGCACGATCGCCGAGGCCCGCGCCGCCGCCACCGAGCCGCGCTTCGAGCCGGTCGACGCGGGCTACGCGCTGCTCGACACGTACGACGTGACCTACTCCGGCTTCGGCGGCCACCCGATCCGCGGCTGGCTGATCCTGCCGCGCGGCATCGAGGGCCCCCTGCCCGCGCTGGTGACCTTCATCGGCTACGGAGGCGGCCGGGGCCTCCTCGACGAGTGGACCGGGATGAGCGCCGCCGGCTACGCGCACCTCGTGATGGACACCCGCGGCCAGGGGTCCGGCCACCGCAGCGGAGCGACGCCCGACCCGGTCGGCAGCGGCCCGCACGCGAGCGGATTCATGACCCAGGGCATCGAGTCGCCCGACGACTACTACTACCGCCGCGTCTTCACCGACGCGGTCCGCGCGCTCGACGTGCTGCGCGCGCACCCGGCGGTCGACCCCTCGCGGGTCGCGATCTCGGGCGGCAGCCAGGGCGGCGGCATCTGCCTCGCCGTCGCGGGCATCCTCGGGCTGCTCGGCGAGTCGTCGTCGGCGCGGGCGGCGATCATCGACGTGCCGTTCCTCAGCCACATGAGCCACGCGGTGCGGATCATCGACACGTTCCCCTACGGCGAGGTCGGGCGCTACCTGCGCACGCACCGCGGCTCGGAGTCGTTCGTGTTCGACACCCTCTCCTACTTCGACGGCACGTCGTTCGCCCCGCACGCCGAGGTCCCCTCGATGTTCTCGGTCGGCCTGCTCGACGACATCTGCCCGCCGTCGACGGTCTACGCCTCCTACAACCGCTACTCCGGCCCGCGCGAGATGCGCGTCTACCCCTTCAACGGGCACGAGAACGGCGAGGCGTACCAGACCGCCGAGCACGTCCGCTTCCTGGCACGCGAGCTGGCGTAGCCCCGGGAGGGACAGCGCGACGGCCGTCGGTTTGTGACGCCGCGAGTCGGCGCCGCCGCC
The genomic region above belongs to Rathayibacter sp. VKM Ac-2759 and contains:
- a CDS encoding NAD(P)-binding domain-containing protein; amino-acid sequence: MAAARASAIVPRQNSAKPSGAGSSGAYCSRSSSGRSNCGIRSPSGGAAAVLTRCRRRTLETTAESTISRSVRRASLDAAWEKTGSRNAPEPGALDCGMTTYGIIGAGNIGSQVARAVIGLGDEVVIANSRGPETLADLIAELGPKARAATAQEAAEAADIAVVTVPLKALDAIPVEPLAGKIVIDTNNYYFERDGRIAALDEGETTVSEMLQQRLVESKVVKAFNHIMAADITTTGTPAGTADRRALATSSDYPEAIHFVTDLYDRLGFDTVAITPLSESWRVERDRPAYVVRQNRDELEANLAKAPRTV
- a CDS encoding acetylxylan esterase, producing MPQFDLPLELLEQYAPELPAPEGFAEFWRGTIAEARAAATEPRFEPVDAGYALLDTYDVTYSGFGGHPIRGWLILPRGIEGPLPALVTFIGYGGGRGLLDEWTGMSAAGYAHLVMDTRGQGSGHRSGATPDPVGSGPHASGFMTQGIESPDDYYYRRVFTDAVRALDVLRAHPAVDPSRVAISGGSQGGGICLAVAGILGLLGESSSARAAIIDVPFLSHMSHAVRIIDTFPYGEVGRYLRTHRGSESFVFDTLSYFDGTSFAPHAEVPSMFSVGLLDDICPPSTVYASYNRYSGPREMRVYPFNGHENGEAYQTAEHVRFLARELA